The sequence ATTCGCAGGCTCACCCCGCAGGGTGTTGAGACCGACGACGGCATCCACCATGAGGTGGATGTGATCGTGTACGCCACCGGGTTTCGGCACACCGACGTGCTGTGGCCGATGCGCATCACCGGCCGCGACGGTGTCGATCTGCACGCGCTGTGGGGCAGCAGACCGTACGCCTATCTGGGCATCACGGTGCCCGGGTTCCCGAACTTCTTTCTGCTCTACGGGCCCGGCGCGCATCTGGCGCACGGCGGCAGCCTGATCTTCAACTCCGAGTTGGAGATGCGCTACATCGACGCCTGCCTGGCCAAGCTCGCCGACGAGCGGGTGCACTCGATCGAGCCGACCGTGCAGGCGGCCACCGAGTGGCATCGGGCCACCCAGGCCGCGATCACCAAGACGGTGTGGGCGCATCCGGCGGTCAAGCATTCCTACTTCAAGAACGCCGACGGCGAGATTCACACCGTGAGCCCGTGGCGGCTCGACGAGTACTGGTCGGCGGTGCGTGAGCCAGATTGGTCGCAGTTCGTCATCGCAAAGGAGCGCTGAGGTGAGCGGAGTTGTCGTCACTGGGGCAGCATCGGGAATCGGCCGGGCCTGCGCCGAGGCGCTCGTGGCCGACGGCCGCCGGGTCGCGTTGTGGGACATCGCCCCGACCGTCCGGGACGCTGCCGAGAGTTTGGGGATGCCCGGTGCGGTGGTCGACGTCTGCGACGACGCCGGGATGCCCGCTGCGATCGCGGCGGCAGCCGAGGCGCTGGACGGAATCGACGGGCTGGTGCACGCCGCGGGCCGGGTGCTGCCCGAGCCGGTGGGCGCCTACACCGGCGAATCCTGGGATGCCGTCATGGATGTCAACCTGCGCGCCCAGGCGATGCTGGTGCAGTTGATGCTGCCGCACCTGGAGGCTGTCGCCCGGGCCGGCGGCGACCCGGCCGTGGTCGGTATCTCCAGCATCGAGGGCCTGACCGCCAACCCGTTCATCCCGGCCTACTGCGCCTCCAAGGCCGGGCTGCTGGGGCTGACCAGGTCGATGGCCGCCCAGCTGGGCCCGGCCGGAATCCGCGTCAACGCGGTCTGCCCGGGCTTCATCGAAACCCCGATGCTGCAGATCGCGCTCGACGTCGAAGAGGTCGCGGCCGGCTTTGTGGCCGCTGCGCCGCTGGGACGTATCGGTCAACCGGCGGAGGTCGCCCAGGCGGTGGCGTTCCTGATGTCGCCGCGGGCGTCGTTCATCACCGGAACCCAGGTCGTCGTCGACGGTGGAGTCACCGCCCGGCATCCGTGAGGCGGTCTAGAAAACCCAGCTCTGCGGTGCGGCGATGACGAAGCCGTGGGTGACCACCGGACTCACCGCGCCGGGATCCTGGGGCTCCCTGAGCACACAGACCAGGTCGGTGGCCGGCGGAACCCCGCAGACCATCGACTGGGCGGGCGGGAAATCCCAGAACACGATCTTGTGGCCCACCGGAAGCTTTGCGGCCGGCGGGCTTGCGGCGACCAGGGCGTCCGGCGGAGCGGGAAGGAAACGCGCCGGGATGCTTTCCTTCCCGTAGATCCCGGGCAGCTCCACCGCGCCGGCGTCGCGCGGCGCCCCCGGAATGTCGCCGGCGCAGTGGACGTCATGAGTGATCCGGCCCTGCCGCAGCGTGCAGACCAGCCCGGAGTCGGTGGCGAAGACCGCGTTGGGAACCTTCTGCAGGTCGCTGACTGAATCGGGCAGCGGTCCGCTGTCATCGATCAGGGAGTCCACATCGGGGATACCCGGTGCCGCCAGCGCGTTCGGCACTGCCATCAGCAGGGCCACCGAGGTGACCGCCACCGCCAATACCCGCCGCGCCACGCGAAGCCTCCCTGTTCGCCGTCAGATCTTCAAACTACGAGCGGCGGGCGCGCGGGTCAATGTCGCCCGGAACCGATCTACGCGCATTGGCGGATGTTTCCCGACTCCTGCACCCAGATAGTCGACTCAGGCGACATCTGAAAGGAACCCCGATGAGCGCACACAGTGGAAACCACGCCGTCGTCCTCGGCGGCAGCATCGCCGGACTGCTCGCGGCTCGGGTGCTCGCCGACTTCTATCAACACGTGACCATCGTGGAGCGCGATGTGCTGTGCGACAGCGCCACTCCGCGGCGCGGCGTACCACAGAGCGGTCAGGCCCATATCCCGCTGGCCCGCTGCACGGAGATTCTGGAGGAGCTGTTTCCCGGCATCCTCGACGAACTGCTGCACCGGGGTGTTCCGACGTGGGACGACGGCGATCTGTCCCGGTTGTGCATCAAATACCTTGGGCACCAGTCAATTCAGCACGGGACGCTGCCCAAGACGGTGGCGAACTCGCTGTACTTTCCCAGCCGGCCGCTGCTGGAACACCAGGTACGACGCCGGTTGACGGCCATCCCGAATGTCACGGTCCTCGACGGGCACACCGTGCTCGGGTTGACCGCCACCGAAGCCGGCGACCGGGTGACCGGCGTTCGCGTCGGCGCGGGCCGCACGGAGCAGGAGCTGGACGCCGAACTGGTGGTCGACGCGACCGGACGGGGCTCTCGCACTCCGGTGTTTCTGGACGCACTCGGCTACCGTCGGCCCCCCGAGGACGAGCTGGTGATCCGACTGACCTATGCCAGCCAGTCGCTGCGTTTTCGGCCGGGCGCGTTGCCGGAGGATTTGATCCTCATCGGCCCGGAACCCGGCCGGCCCACGACCTTCGCGTGCACCGCTCAGGAAGACGGACCCGTGATGGTGCTGGTGAGCGGTATGACCGGCACGCAACCACCCGGCACGCGGGAGGAGTTGATCGCCTTCGCCGCGCCGTTCGCGCCGCCACACGCGTTGGCGGCCTGGGCGGCGGCCGAACCGCTGGGCGAGGTGACCCGCTACCGGATTCCGTCCAGCCGCTGGCGCCGTTACGACCGGATGCGCCGGTTCCCGCGTGGTCTGCTCGTGGTCGGTGATGCGATGTGCAGCGTCAACCCGATCTACGGCCAGGGGATGACGGTGGCAGCGATGGAAGCTCTGGTGTTGCGGGACTGTTTGACCCGCGGCGACCAGGATCGGCCGCAACGGTTCTTCCGTGCCGCGGCGAAGAAGGTCCGGGTGGCCTGGCAGACCGCGGTCGGCTCCGATCTGGCATTGCCCGAGGTGGAGGGTCCGCGTCCGGTGTCGATGCGGCTCACCAACGCCTACCTCGACTGGGTGATGACCGCCGCCGAGACCGATCGGCTGGTCTCCGGCCAACTGGCGCGGCTGACCGGAATGATCGACCCGCCCTCGCGGCTGCTGCGGCCCGCCTTCGTCGCCCGGGTGGCGCAAGCCCATCGCAGGCGACGGACCCGAACCGCCGATGTCGGCCGTGCCCAACACGTTCCGGAAACGGTTGACGCTGGCTAACATGAGCGAGATTCCACCGGTGACGGTGGTGTCCTGGGAGTGGAGCGCAGGTGGCGTGAGCGATCTTGTACCGACCGGCATCGTGACGCTGCTGCGGGCCGACGTCGACGACGCCTCCGAGTTGTGGCAGAACCAGCCGGATGAGATGGGCCGCGCGATCACCGATCTGAATGGCACGCTGAGCCGTTTGATCAGCGCCCACCATGGCGTCTGTCCGGTCGGTCGGCGCGAAGCCGACAGCTTTGTGATCGCCTTCGCCCGCGCGTCCGATGCGGTGGCATGTGCACTGGATCTGCAACGATCTCGGCTGGCCCCGATCCGATTGCGAATCGGCCTGCATACCGGCGAGACGCAGTTGGATGACGCGGGCTACTACACCGGAACGGCCATCGACCGCACCACCCTGCTGAGCGAATTGGGGCACGGGGGTCAGACCGTATTGTCGGGAACCACAGCAGATTTGGTCGTCGATCTGCTTCCCGACGGCGTCTGGCTGAATGATCTTGGCACCCATGTCCTGCGCGGCCTGTCCCGCCCGGAGCGAGTCGTGCAGTTGTGCCACCGCGACCTACCCAACGATTTTCCGGAGCTGCGAGTCTCCCGAGCCGGGGGCGCGTACCGATTGCCGAACCAACGCACCAGTTTCGTGGGCAGGACCGACGAGATGGCCGACGTACGGCAGCTGTTGGACGTCAACCGGATGGTCACCCTGACCGGCGCCGGTGGAGTCGGAAAGACCCGCCTGGCAACGCAGATCGCGGGCGAGATGGCCGGTGACTACCCGGGTGGGATCTGGTACGTCGACCTGGTGCCGATCACCGACCCGGCGTTGGTGACGGTCGCGACGTCCCGATCACTGGGCCTGCCGGATCAGCCGGGCCGCTCGAATGTGGACACCATTGTGGACTGCATCGCCGATCGTCGGATGCTCGTGCTGTTCGACAATTGTGAGCATCTGATCGACGCCTGCGCCGCCCTGTTCGACACACTGTTGGCCGCGTGCCCGGCACTGACTTTGTTGGCCACCAGCCGAGAACCCATCGCGGTGGCCGGCGAACAGACACGCCGGGTTCCCCCACTCGCGGTCGAGAGCCAGGCAGTCGAACTGTTCGTCGACCGCGCCCGGCTCGCGCGTCCGGAGTTCAGTGTCGTCGGCGACGACGCGGCGGCGGTATGCGAGATCTGCCGACGTCTCGACGGCATGCCGCTGGCCATCGAACTGGCCGCA is a genomic window of Mycolicibacter heraklionensis containing:
- a CDS encoding FAD-dependent oxidoreductase; amino-acid sequence: MSAHSGNHAVVLGGSIAGLLAARVLADFYQHVTIVERDVLCDSATPRRGVPQSGQAHIPLARCTEILEELFPGILDELLHRGVPTWDDGDLSRLCIKYLGHQSIQHGTLPKTVANSLYFPSRPLLEHQVRRRLTAIPNVTVLDGHTVLGLTATEAGDRVTGVRVGAGRTEQELDAELVVDATGRGSRTPVFLDALGYRRPPEDELVIRLTYASQSLRFRPGALPEDLILIGPEPGRPTTFACTAQEDGPVMVLVSGMTGTQPPGTREELIAFAAPFAPPHALAAWAAAEPLGEVTRYRIPSSRWRRYDRMRRFPRGLLVVGDAMCSVNPIYGQGMTVAAMEALVLRDCLTRGDQDRPQRFFRAAAKKVRVAWQTAVGSDLALPEVEGPRPVSMRLTNAYLDWVMTAAETDRLVSGQLARLTGMIDPPSRLLRPAFVARVAQAHRRRRTRTADVGRAQHVPETVDAG
- a CDS encoding SDR family NAD(P)-dependent oxidoreductase, with the translated sequence MSGVVVTGAASGIGRACAEALVADGRRVALWDIAPTVRDAAESLGMPGAVVDVCDDAGMPAAIAAAAEALDGIDGLVHAAGRVLPEPVGAYTGESWDAVMDVNLRAQAMLVQLMLPHLEAVARAGGDPAVVGISSIEGLTANPFIPAYCASKAGLLGLTRSMAAQLGPAGIRVNAVCPGFIETPMLQIALDVEEVAAGFVAAAPLGRIGQPAEVAQAVAFLMSPRASFITGTQVVVDGGVTARHP